In the Flavobacterium acetivorans genome, one interval contains:
- a CDS encoding BamA/TamA family outer membrane protein, producing MKKISTKISLFILIGIIISACNAEKRVPEGKQLLIKNQITVNGKNTKDENTFNQLYQKPNGTLLGNRFRLNLYNLANLNPDSTYQAKFTNNPKKYERKVKWLSAKQVDRLGKSFWHKGINDFLKKTGEPPVIIDSSKTEKSLLRLKYHYFNKGFFNVKTAYKLDSIAPKRGKIKYTITTGEGYLLDSIKTTISTPALDSLYESHKSLTFLKSGKQYQTVDFEDEKNRISTLFRNNGAYYFQPTYVTYDIDTINKKNGANVNLIINNYSYIEKDSTRTEPFKLYEISDVNIYTDYATNSNSSIIKDSVSYKNFNLYSHEKLKYKPRAITDAIFITKGSLFADNKTVLTTRYLNNLKIFSYPSIQYEVDKRDSTANSLIAKIYLTPRKKYSFGASVDLTHSNIQDFGISFSPSLSIRNVFNRAETLEISARGNVGSSKDLANPKNQLLNVSEYGIDLKLNFPRILMPFSTEKIIPKSMIPSTLMAVGFARQTNIGLDKENFTGLFSYNWTPKKNNTARFDLFNIQFVRNLNPKNYFNVYGSSYNALNSIGKIYNTKTEYFDNIDDKNLIIEEGTKGFTNDVLTGGITLPEKDYATIKSIEERRMRLIENDFILATSFTFSKTTKTDLLDNTFYLFKTKIESAGTPLSLISKATKKTVNEKGNYDILNLEYSEYLKTEFDYIKHWDLSREKVLAVRSFFGIAVPFGNSDNIPFSRSYFSGGSNDNRAWQPYSLGPGSSGATNDFNEANLKIAVSGEFRFKVFGDLKGAFFADAGNIWNVFDNVEDEKSTFTGFKSLKDLALGTGFGLRYDLSFFVVRFDLGFKTYNPANDEGKKWFHEYNFGHSVLNFGINYPF from the coding sequence TTGAAAAAAATTTCAACAAAAATATCATTATTTATTCTAATAGGGATAATTATATCTGCCTGTAACGCTGAAAAAAGAGTTCCAGAGGGAAAACAACTCCTGATTAAAAATCAAATTACAGTAAACGGAAAAAATACAAAAGATGAAAACACCTTTAATCAGTTGTACCAAAAACCAAACGGTACTTTATTAGGGAATCGTTTTCGTTTGAACTTATACAACTTAGCCAACCTTAATCCTGACTCAACCTATCAGGCTAAATTCACCAATAATCCAAAAAAATACGAGCGAAAAGTGAAATGGTTGTCTGCAAAACAAGTAGATCGTCTTGGAAAATCTTTTTGGCACAAAGGAATTAATGATTTTCTGAAGAAAACTGGAGAACCACCCGTAATAATTGACTCCTCTAAAACAGAAAAATCACTATTACGCCTGAAATACCATTATTTTAACAAAGGTTTTTTCAATGTAAAAACCGCTTACAAACTAGACAGCATAGCTCCTAAAAGAGGGAAAATAAAATATACCATAACTACAGGCGAAGGTTATTTATTAGATTCGATAAAAACAACCATTTCGACTCCTGCATTAGACTCTTTATATGAGTCGCACAAATCACTTACTTTCCTTAAATCAGGTAAACAATACCAGACAGTAGATTTTGAAGATGAGAAAAACCGTATTTCAACACTATTTAGAAACAATGGAGCTTATTATTTTCAGCCCACTTATGTTACCTATGACATAGACACAATTAACAAGAAAAATGGCGCTAATGTAAATTTAATCATAAACAATTATTCATACATAGAAAAGGACTCTACAAGAACAGAACCTTTTAAACTGTATGAAATAAGTGATGTAAATATTTACACTGATTATGCAACAAATAGCAATAGTTCCATAATTAAAGACAGTGTCTCTTATAAAAATTTCAATTTATACAGTCATGAAAAATTAAAATACAAGCCTCGTGCTATAACAGATGCTATTTTCATTACTAAAGGAAGCCTTTTTGCAGATAACAAAACAGTACTTACGACCCGTTATTTAAATAATTTAAAAATTTTTAGCTACCCCAGCATACAATATGAAGTAGACAAAAGAGATTCTACTGCTAATTCACTAATTGCAAAAATCTATTTAACCCCAAGAAAAAAATATAGCTTTGGCGCCTCGGTAGATTTGACCCACTCCAATATCCAAGATTTCGGGATTTCGTTTAGCCCTTCACTTTCGATAAGAAATGTATTTAATAGAGCTGAAACTCTAGAAATTTCGGCCAGAGGAAACGTGGGTTCCTCTAAAGATTTAGCAAATCCAAAAAACCAATTATTGAATGTGTCAGAATATGGTATCGATCTAAAGTTAAATTTTCCGAGAATCCTCATGCCTTTCTCTACCGAAAAAATAATCCCAAAAAGTATGATTCCTTCCACACTCATGGCGGTAGGATTTGCAAGACAGACAAATATTGGTCTGGACAAAGAAAATTTTACCGGATTATTTTCTTACAATTGGACTCCAAAGAAAAACAATACCGCTCGTTTTGACTTATTCAACATACAATTTGTCCGAAACCTAAATCCTAAAAACTATTTCAATGTTTATGGCTCCTCTTATAACGCCTTAAATAGTATTGGAAAAATATACAATACAAAAACGGAATATTTTGATAATATAGACGACAAGAATTTAATAATTGAAGAAGGTACTAAAGGATTCACAAATGACGTACTAACAGGCGGTATCACCTTGCCCGAAAAAGATTATGCCACCATAAAAAGTATCGAAGAAAGAAGAATGAGACTTATAGAAAATGATTTTATTCTAGCCACCAGTTTCACTTTTTCTAAAACCACAAAAACGGATTTACTTGACAATACCTTTTATCTTTTTAAAACCAAAATTGAATCTGCAGGTACTCCATTATCTCTGATTTCCAAGGCTACAAAAAAAACTGTAAATGAAAAGGGAAATTATGACATCCTCAATTTAGAATATTCTGAGTATCTAAAAACCGAATTCGATTATATCAAGCATTGGGATTTATCCAGGGAAAAAGTACTTGCAGTAAGAAGCTTTTTCGGGATTGCGGTACCTTTTGGAAACTCGGACAATATTCCTTTTTCAAGAAGTTATTTTTCTGGAGGCTCAAATGACAACAGAGCTTGGCAACCTTACAGTTTAGGCCCCGGAAGTAGTGGCGCCACCAACGACTTTAATGAAGCCAACCTAAAAATTGCTGTGAGCGGAGAATTTAGATTTAAAGTTTTCGGCGACTTAAAAGGAGCTTTCTTTGCAGATGCAGGAAACATCTGGAATGTATTTGACAATGTAGAAGATGAAAAATCTACTTTCACAGGATTTAAGAGTCTAAAAGACCTAGCACTGGGCACCGGATTTGGCCTTCGCTATGATTTAAGCTTTTTTGTTGTCCGTTTCGATTTAGGATTTAAAACCTATAATCCGGCCAATGATGAGGGTAAAAAATGGTTTCATGAATACAATTTTGGACACTCTGTTTTAAATTTTGGAATTAATTACCCTTTCTAA
- the fbaA gene encoding class II fructose-bisphosphate aldolase, which produces MAHNIKSGVATGDQVQEIFNYAKEKGFALPAVNVTGSNSINGVLETAAKLNAPVIIQFSNGGAQFNAGKGLSNANEKAAIVGGIAGAKHIHTLAEAYGATVILHTDHCAKKLLPWIDGLLDASEEHFAATGKPLFSSHMIDLSEEPIEENIEICKGYLERMSKMGMTLEIELGITGGEEDGVDNSDVDSSKLYTQPEEVAYAYEELSKISPKFTIAAAFGNVHGVYKPGNVKLTPKILKNSQDFVQNKFNTGHNPVDFVFHGGSGSTLEEIREGISYGVVKMNIDTDLQFAFTEGSRDYMIKNIDYLRTQIGNPEGADVPNKKYYDPRRWLRESEVTFNTRLEQAFADLNNVNTL; this is translated from the coding sequence ATGGCACATAACATCAAATCAGGCGTAGCTACAGGAGATCAAGTTCAAGAAATATTCAATTATGCAAAGGAAAAAGGTTTTGCTCTTCCTGCGGTAAATGTTACTGGTTCAAACTCCATAAATGGTGTTCTTGAGACTGCAGCAAAATTAAATGCTCCTGTTATTATTCAATTTTCTAATGGAGGCGCACAATTCAACGCAGGAAAAGGACTTTCTAATGCAAATGAAAAAGCGGCAATTGTAGGTGGAATTGCGGGAGCAAAACACATTCATACCCTTGCTGAAGCTTATGGAGCTACAGTAATTTTACATACTGATCACTGCGCTAAAAAATTATTGCCTTGGATTGACGGATTATTGGACGCTTCAGAAGAGCATTTTGCAGCAACTGGAAAACCATTATTCAGTTCTCACATGATTGATTTATCTGAAGAACCAATCGAAGAGAATATCGAAATCTGTAAAGGTTACCTAGAGCGAATGAGCAAAATGGGAATGACATTAGAAATCGAACTTGGAATTACAGGTGGAGAAGAAGATGGTGTTGACAACTCTGATGTTGACAGTTCAAAATTATATACTCAGCCAGAAGAAGTAGCTTATGCTTACGAAGAACTATCTAAAATAAGCCCTAAATTTACAATTGCAGCTGCTTTTGGAAATGTACACGGAGTTTACAAACCAGGTAATGTAAAATTGACTCCAAAAATTTTGAAAAACTCTCAAGATTTCGTTCAAAATAAATTCAACACAGGACACAATCCAGTCGATTTTGTTTTCCACGGAGGATCAGGTTCAACATTAGAAGAAATCAGAGAAGGAATCAGCTATGGTGTAGTTAAAATGAACATTGATACTGATTTACAATTTGCTTTTACAGAAGGTTCTCGTGACTATATGATTAAAAACATTGACTATTTGAGAACTCAAATTGGAAACCCTGAAGGTGCTGATGTTCCTAATAAAAAATATTACGATCCAAGAAGATGGTTGCGTGAAAGCGAAGTAACTTTCAACACGAGATTAGAGCAAGCATTTGCTGACTTAAATAATGTGAATACACTATAA
- the accD gene encoding acetyl-CoA carboxylase, carboxyltransferase subunit beta: MAWFKRKEKGITTATEDKMDVPKGLWYKSPTGKIIDAEELERNLFVSPEDGFHVRIGSATYFEILFDDNKFVELDKNLTSKDPLHFVDTKKYADRLKDVMEKTKLKDAVRTAVGKSKGKDLVICCMDFAFIGGSMGAVVGEKIARGIDHSIKNNIPFVMISKSGGARMMEAAYSLMQLAKTSVKLAQLAEAKIPYISLCTDPTTGGTTASYAMLGDINIAEPGALIGFAGPRVVKDTTGKDLPEGFQTSEFLLEHGFLDFITPRKELKDKINLYIDLIRNQEIR; the protein is encoded by the coding sequence ATGGCTTGGTTTAAAAGAAAAGAAAAAGGAATTACAACGGCTACCGAAGACAAAATGGATGTCCCAAAAGGACTTTGGTACAAGTCACCTACCGGAAAAATTATTGATGCCGAAGAACTGGAACGCAATTTATTTGTAAGTCCGGAAGATGGTTTTCACGTTAGAATTGGTAGTGCTACCTATTTTGAAATTTTATTTGACGACAATAAATTTGTTGAATTAGATAAAAACTTAACTTCCAAAGACCCTTTACACTTTGTTGACACAAAGAAATATGCAGATCGTCTTAAAGATGTGATGGAAAAAACTAAACTAAAGGACGCTGTACGTACTGCAGTTGGAAAATCAAAAGGCAAAGATTTAGTAATTTGCTGTATGGATTTTGCCTTTATTGGTGGTTCAATGGGAGCTGTTGTAGGTGAAAAAATAGCAAGAGGAATTGATCATTCGATCAAGAACAACATTCCTTTTGTAATGATCTCAAAATCAGGTGGAGCCCGTATGATGGAAGCAGCTTATTCATTGATGCAATTAGCCAAAACATCTGTAAAACTTGCCCAACTTGCCGAAGCTAAAATTCCTTACATTTCATTATGTACAGATCCAACTACCGGAGGAACTACTGCTTCTTACGCTATGCTTGGCGATATAAACATTGCTGAACCTGGTGCCTTAATTGGATTTGCAGGGCCTCGAGTTGTAAAAGATACTACCGGTAAGGATTTACCAGAAGGTTTCCAAACTTCGGAGTTTCTTTTGGAGCATGGTTTCTTAGACTTTATTACACCAAGAAAAGAATTGAAAGACAAAATCAATCTTTATATCGATTTAATTCGAAATCAAGAAATTAGATAA
- a CDS encoding NAD(P)-dependent alcohol dehydrogenase yields MTAIKAYAAYDAETSLKPYSFDRKELGAKQVQIEILYSGVCHSDIHTAKGDWGPAIYPLVPGHEIVGRITAVGSEVTKFKIGELAGVGCFVDSCRTCPSCKSGEEQFCEEGMTGTYNSYERGTNIPTYGGYSTSISVDEDYTLHISDKLELSAVAPLLCAGITTYSPLRYLNVGKGHKVGVLGLGGLGHMAVKFAVSFGAEVTMLSHSPSKEADAKKLGAHHFALTSDASTMDSLANNFDFILNTVSAKHDHNAYLNLLRTNGTMIVVGAPPTPAEIPVFTLIMKRRSIMGSLIGGIAETQEMLDYCAEHNITSDVELIDMSYINEAYDRMNKSDVKYRFVIDMASLK; encoded by the coding sequence ATGACAGCAATTAAAGCTTATGCGGCCTACGATGCGGAAACTTCATTAAAACCGTATTCATTTGATAGGAAAGAACTTGGTGCTAAACAAGTTCAGATAGAGATACTTTATAGTGGTGTTTGTCATTCTGATATTCACACTGCTAAAGGAGATTGGGGACCTGCGATTTATCCATTGGTACCGGGACATGAAATTGTGGGTCGAATTACTGCTGTAGGAAGTGAGGTGACTAAATTCAAAATTGGAGAATTAGCGGGCGTGGGGTGTTTTGTAGATTCCTGTCGAACTTGTCCTAGTTGTAAGTCAGGTGAAGAACAGTTTTGTGAAGAAGGGATGACGGGTACCTATAATAGCTATGAAAGAGGAACAAATATACCTACTTATGGCGGATATTCAACCAGTATTAGCGTTGATGAAGATTATACTTTGCATATTTCGGATAAGTTAGAGCTTTCGGCTGTTGCTCCTTTGCTTTGCGCTGGTATTACAACTTATTCTCCATTGCGTTATTTGAATGTAGGAAAAGGCCATAAAGTAGGAGTTTTAGGTTTAGGTGGTTTAGGTCATATGGCAGTGAAGTTTGCTGTTTCTTTTGGTGCCGAAGTGACCATGTTGAGTCATTCTCCTTCTAAAGAAGCTGATGCAAAAAAACTAGGGGCTCACCATTTTGCCCTGACATCTGATGCCTCAACAATGGATTCTCTAGCGAATAACTTTGATTTTATTTTAAATACCGTATCTGCTAAGCACGATCACAATGCGTATTTGAATTTATTGAGAACTAACGGAACAATGATTGTAGTTGGTGCGCCACCAACGCCTGCCGAAATCCCTGTTTTTACTTTGATCATGAAAAGAAGAAGCATTATGGGAAGCCTGATAGGAGGAATTGCCGAAACTCAGGAAATGTTAGATTATTGTGCGGAACATAACATTACTTCTGATGTTGAATTGATTGATATGTCCTATATTAACGAAGCCTATGATCGTATGAATAAAAGTGACGTGAAATATCGTTTTGTAATTGATATGGCTAGTTTAAAATAG
- a CDS encoding ABC transporter permease, translating to MLVYLRLLKESFAFAMNALRNNKLRTLLSLLGVTIGIFSIIAVLAAVDSLDRKITKDLSSLDKNTIYLMRFSFGPSEIPQWKREQFPDVKYDEYTSLKGSLNNTEQIAYQFFVKRESIKYESKTVSDVNVVPVSYEFIDIQGLEFEKGRFYNESESNSGTAVIVLGYEIAKNLFEESEPIGKNIRLYGQRFTVIGVLNKQGAGLFGDDNDTSVFLPVNFLRRMYGDNNSSMTPVILIKPQKGIDMDAYKAEVVQKLRTIRGMKPDEGNNFFINVLSGFTDLIDGIIGQMNVVGWIISGFSLLVGGFGIANIMFVSVKERTNLIGIQKSLGAKNRFILFQFLFEAVILSVIGGIIGLVLVWIISVVLTKVLDFEFVLGMGNVILGTGLAALIGLISGIVPAITASKLDPVEAIRTGM from the coding sequence ATGCTAGTTTATCTTCGATTATTGAAAGAAAGTTTCGCTTTTGCTATGAATGCTTTGCGCAACAATAAGTTACGAACTTTGCTTTCTTTGCTGGGGGTTACCATAGGAATTTTTTCTATTATAGCAGTTCTTGCAGCGGTAGATTCTTTGGATAGAAAAATCACTAAAGATTTGAGTAGTTTAGATAAAAATACTATTTATTTAATGCGTTTTTCTTTTGGTCCGTCAGAAATTCCGCAATGGAAAAGAGAGCAGTTTCCCGATGTGAAATACGATGAATATACTTCTTTAAAAGGATCTTTGAATAATACGGAACAAATTGCCTATCAGTTTTTTGTGAAACGCGAGAGTATTAAATACGAATCAAAAACAGTCAGCGATGTAAATGTGGTTCCGGTTTCCTATGAATTTATAGATATACAAGGACTTGAGTTTGAAAAAGGAAGATTTTACAATGAATCAGAGTCTAATTCCGGGACGGCGGTTATTGTATTAGGTTATGAAATCGCTAAGAATTTATTTGAAGAAAGTGAACCCATCGGGAAAAATATACGCTTATATGGACAACGTTTTACCGTTATTGGTGTTTTGAATAAGCAGGGCGCGGGTTTGTTTGGTGATGACAATGATACTTCGGTTTTTTTACCGGTTAATTTTTTGCGACGCATGTATGGGGATAATAACAGTTCTATGACGCCTGTGATATTGATTAAGCCACAAAAAGGAATCGATATGGATGCTTATAAAGCTGAAGTTGTACAAAAATTGAGAACTATTAGAGGAATGAAACCAGATGAGGGAAATAATTTTTTTATTAATGTTCTTTCAGGATTTACAGATCTAATTGATGGAATTATTGGTCAAATGAATGTGGTAGGATGGATAATTAGTGGATTTTCTCTGCTGGTTGGCGGTTTCGGAATTGCTAATATCATGTTTGTTTCGGTTAAGGAGCGTACTAATTTAATAGGGATTCAAAAATCTTTAGGCGCTAAAAACAGATTTATTTTATTTCAGTTTTTATTTGAAGCTGTCATTCTTTCTGTGATAGGCGGGATAATAGGATTGGTTTTAGTGTGGATTATTTCTGTAGTACTCACAAAAGTTTTGGACTTTGAATTCGTCCTTGGAATGGGGAATGTTATTCTAGGAACTGGTCTGGCTGCTTTGATTGGTTTGATATCTGGAATTGTTCCTGCGATAACGGCTTCCAAATTAGATCCTGTAGAGGCAATTAGAACGGGGATGTGA
- the purH gene encoding bifunctional phosphoribosylaminoimidazolecarboxamide formyltransferase/IMP cyclohydrolase, with translation MNTTKTIQSALISVFSKEGLEPIVRLLNSQNVTLYSTGGTEDFIKNLGIPVVPVEDVTSYPSILGGRVKTLHPKVFGGILNRQDNESDVQQMEEFNIPQIDLVIVDLYPFEKTVASGASEADIIEKIDIGGISLIRAAAKNFKDTVIVASVDEYSTLLDLITTQNGATTLADRKLLATKAFHVSSHYDTAIFNYFNTDETFYKESIANGQVLRYGENPHQKGFFFGDFDAMFQKLHGKELSYNNLLDVDAAVNLIHEFKTDGPTFAILKHNNACGLATRTTISEAYNAALACDPTSAFGGVLISNTKIDVATATEINKLFCEVVIAPEYDTEAVTILQEKKNRIILVQNEVELPNKQVRTCLNGLLIQERNNITDNKDDLKTVTTTTPTEQEIKDLIFASKICKNTKSNTIVFAKNGTLISSGTGQTSRVDALLQAIEKAKTFGFDLHGTSMASDAFFPFPDCVALAKEAGITAVIQPGGSIKDELSIDYCNENNLAMVFTGTRHFKH, from the coding sequence ATGAACACAACAAAAACAATTCAATCTGCATTAATTTCAGTTTTTTCGAAAGAAGGTCTTGAACCAATTGTAAGACTCTTAAACAGTCAAAATGTTACACTTTATTCTACAGGTGGAACTGAAGATTTTATAAAAAACTTGGGAATTCCCGTAGTTCCTGTTGAAGACGTTACTTCTTACCCATCCATTTTAGGAGGAAGAGTTAAAACTTTACACCCAAAAGTTTTTGGTGGAATTTTAAATCGTCAAGACAACGAAAGTGACGTGCAGCAAATGGAGGAATTTAACATCCCCCAAATTGACTTGGTAATTGTTGATTTATATCCTTTTGAAAAAACCGTTGCTTCAGGAGCGAGCGAAGCGGATATCATTGAAAAAATAGATATTGGTGGAATTTCTTTGATTCGCGCTGCCGCAAAAAATTTCAAAGACACCGTAATTGTTGCCTCTGTTGATGAATATAGCACGCTTTTGGATTTGATTACAACTCAAAACGGAGCAACTACTCTTGCTGACAGAAAACTATTGGCTACAAAAGCCTTTCATGTTTCTTCGCACTATGACACTGCCATTTTTAATTATTTCAACACTGACGAAACTTTTTACAAAGAAAGTATCGCTAATGGCCAAGTCTTGAGATACGGAGAAAACCCACATCAAAAAGGATTTTTCTTTGGAGATTTTGATGCGATGTTCCAAAAATTACATGGAAAAGAATTGTCTTATAATAACTTATTAGACGTAGATGCTGCAGTAAATTTAATTCATGAATTCAAAACTGACGGACCTACTTTTGCTATCCTAAAACACAACAATGCGTGTGGCCTAGCTACAAGAACCACCATTAGCGAAGCATATAACGCTGCATTGGCTTGCGATCCTACATCTGCTTTTGGCGGCGTATTGATTTCTAATACAAAAATTGACGTTGCAACAGCAACAGAAATCAACAAATTATTTTGCGAAGTAGTTATCGCTCCGGAATATGATACTGAAGCCGTTACAATTTTACAAGAGAAGAAAAACCGAATTATATTAGTTCAAAACGAGGTTGAATTACCTAACAAACAAGTTAGAACTTGCCTTAACGGACTTTTAATTCAAGAAAGAAACAACATTACTGACAATAAAGACGATTTAAAAACCGTTACTACAACAACTCCTACTGAGCAGGAAATTAAAGATTTAATATTTGCTTCAAAAATTTGTAAAAACACTAAATCAAATACAATTGTTTTTGCAAAAAACGGAACTCTTATTTCATCAGGAACGGGGCAAACTTCAAGAGTTGACGCTTTATTACAAGCAATTGAAAAAGCAAAAACATTTGGTTTTGATTTGCACGGTACCTCAATGGCGAGCGATGCTTTTTTCCCATTTCCTGATTGTGTTGCTCTTGCAAAAGAAGCTGGCATAACTGCTGTAATCCAACCTGGAGGATCAATAAAAGACGAATTAAGTATCGATTATTGCAACGAAAATAATCTTGCAATGGTATTTACTGGAACACGTCATTTCAAACATTAA
- a CDS encoding rod shape-determining protein: MGFFDFMTEDIAIDLGTANTLIIHNDKVVIDSPSIVARDRISGKIIAVGKEANLMQGKTHENIKTIRPLKDGVIADFDASEKMISMFIKSIPALKKKMFTPALRMVVCIPSGITEVEMRAVKESCERVNGKEVYLIHEPMAAAIGIGIDIMQPKGNMIVDIGGGTTEIAVIALGGIVCDKSVKIAGDVFTNDIVYYMRTQHNLFVGESTAEKIKIQIGAAIEDLETPPEDMSVQGRDLLTGKPKQVDVSYREIAKALDKSIQRIEDAVMETLSQTPPELAADIYNTGIYLAGGGSMLRGLDKRISQKTDLPVYIAEDPLRAVVRGTGMALKNISKFKSILIK, from the coding sequence ATGGGATTTTTTGATTTCATGACCGAGGATATTGCGATAGACCTTGGTACCGCTAATACTTTAATCATACATAATGACAAAGTAGTTATTGACAGTCCATCGATTGTTGCCCGTGACAGGATCTCAGGCAAAATCATTGCTGTTGGTAAGGAAGCCAACCTAATGCAAGGTAAAACACATGAAAACATTAAGACAATAAGACCTTTGAAAGATGGTGTAATTGCTGATTTTGATGCTTCAGAAAAAATGATCAGTATGTTTATAAAAAGCATACCGGCATTAAAAAAGAAAATGTTCACTCCAGCCTTGAGAATGGTAGTTTGTATCCCATCTGGAATTACTGAAGTGGAGATGAGAGCCGTTAAGGAATCTTGTGAAAGAGTAAATGGTAAAGAAGTATATCTAATACACGAACCTATGGCAGCAGCCATAGGTATCGGCATCGATATTATGCAACCGAAAGGAAACATGATTGTTGACATAGGTGGTGGTACAACCGAAATTGCTGTTATAGCATTAGGCGGAATTGTATGCGACAAATCAGTAAAAATTGCCGGTGACGTATTCACAAATGACATCGTGTATTATATGCGTACCCAACACAACCTTTTCGTTGGAGAAAGTACTGCCGAAAAAATAAAAATCCAGATTGGAGCAGCAATTGAAGACTTAGAAACTCCTCCAGAAGACATGTCAGTTCAAGGAAGAGATTTACTTACGGGTAAACCTAAACAAGTTGACGTTTCTTATAGAGAGATTGCTAAAGCATTAGACAAATCTATTCAAAGAATTGAAGATGCTGTTATGGAAACTCTATCTCAAACACCCCCTGAATTAGCAGCCGACATTTACAACACCGGTATTTATCTTGCAGGTGGAGGATCCATGTTAAGAGGATTGGACAAAAGAATCTCGCAAAAAACGGATTTACCTGTTTACATTGCAGAAGATCCTTTGAGAGCAGTAGTTAGAGGAACAGGCATGGCTCTTAAAAATATTTCAAAATTCAAAAGCATCTTGATAAAATAA
- the mreC gene encoding rod shape-determining protein MreC: MQQIFNFIFKNSNRLLFLLLLCVSLLLTIQSHSYHKSRIISSANFLSGGVYEKINNVNEYLNLKTENDALALENARLKSIVFNTKDTLALQKFEKIKGVEPKDIVVSKVIHNSYNVHENFITLNSGSLQGIKPDMGVINSLGIIGIIDKTSPKYSTVVSILNVKSRINAKIKKSNHFGSLTWNGKSTGFVQLIDVPRLASVRKGDTIVTGGQSVIFPENINIGTVHKVEIDDQTHYYTITVKLFNDMTNLGHVYIIKSKDREELTNLEKREKDE, translated from the coding sequence ATGCAGCAAATATTTAATTTTATATTCAAAAACAGTAATAGACTACTGTTTTTGCTGTTATTATGCGTTTCGCTTTTGCTTACTATTCAATCTCATTCCTATCACAAAAGTAGAATAATAAGCTCTGCTAATTTTTTAAGCGGTGGTGTTTATGAAAAAATAAACAATGTGAACGAATATCTGAATTTAAAAACTGAGAACGATGCATTAGCCCTTGAAAACGCAAGACTAAAAAGTATTGTATTTAATACAAAGGACACACTGGCCTTACAAAAATTTGAAAAAATTAAAGGAGTTGAGCCAAAAGACATTGTTGTTTCTAAAGTCATTCATAACTCCTACAACGTTCATGAAAATTTCATCACCTTAAACTCTGGCTCCCTACAAGGCATAAAACCTGATATGGGAGTTATTAATAGTCTTGGAATCATTGGAATCATTGACAAGACTTCTCCAAAATACTCCACCGTTGTTAGTATCCTGAATGTAAAATCTAGAATCAATGCCAAAATTAAGAAATCAAATCATTTTGGTTCTTTGACTTGGAATGGAAAAAGTACCGGCTTTGTTCAATTAATAGATGTACCTAGACTAGCCTCGGTTAGAAAAGGAGATACCATAGTAACTGGCGGTCAATCTGTGATTTTTCCTGAAAATATCAATATTGGAACGGTCCATAAAGTAGAAATAGATGACCAAACTCATTATTATACAATAACAGTTAAATTATTTAATGACATGACAAACCTTGGCCATGTCTATATCATAAAAAGTAAAGATAGAGAAGAGCTTACTAATTTAGAAAAAAGAGAGAAAGATGAATAG
- a CDS encoding rod shape-determining protein MreD, which yields MNSTLLTNILRFILLLAVQILIFNNMTFLGFIIPLPYILFIILYPVNGNKSGLLIASFLLGIIMDVFSNSGGIHATACLTLAYFRPSLFKFAFGVSYEYQTIKLNDVLTPERFSFISLAVLIHHFTLFLLEAFQISFFLDLLIRTLLSAVFTIISCIIIIYLIKPNKK from the coding sequence ATGAATAGCACTTTATTAACCAATATTTTGAGGTTCATTTTGTTGTTGGCCGTCCAGATTCTTATCTTCAATAACATGACTTTTTTGGGATTTATAATCCCATTGCCTTATATCTTGTTCATCATTTTATATCCGGTAAACGGCAATAAATCAGGATTACTGATTGCCAGTTTTCTACTTGGCATAATTATGGATGTGTTTTCAAACTCAGGAGGGATTCATGCTACTGCTTGTTTAACTTTAGCTTATTTCCGTCCCTCTCTTTTTAAATTTGCCTTTGGAGTGAGTTACGAATATCAAACTATAAAACTAAACGATGTTTTAACCCCGGAACGATTTTCTTTTATTTCGTTAGCGGTGCTTATTCATCATTTCACATTATTCCTATTAGAGGCCTTTCAAATAAGCTTCTTTTTAGACTTATTAATACGAACCTTATTAAGTGCCGTATTCACCATTATTAGTTGTATTATCATAATATACCTTATTAAGCCCAACAAAAAATGA